One genomic segment of Brassica napus cultivar Da-Ae chromosome A3, Da-Ae, whole genome shotgun sequence includes these proteins:
- the LOC106442270 gene encoding uncharacterized protein LOC106442270 produces MRRVIVVDGTFLKNKYRGVLLVATAVDGNSNLYPIAFGVVDSDNDDSWGWFFRQLKVVIADCQDLAFTKGLTALVEKVSRAYRSAEFQERITEIFEMSHELGRYLREADVRKWACSLFPGERYDIRTTNLAESINSVLRIPREYPVIPLLDSIRELLTRWFYERRLVSSKHLDPLTTKVEKKIDRRIVKAKSLSTPINHVFVGTGMEVHRFTDGLYTAAAWRTAYVDSINPIAVPECEWNVPGG; encoded by the exons ATGCGAAGGGTGATTGTTGTTGATGGAAcatttctgaaaaataaatacagaGGAGTTCTACTTGTTGCTACTGCTGTAGATGGTAACTCTAATTTGTATCCGATTGCATTTGGGGTTGTTGATTCGGATAATGACGATTCATGGGGGTGGTTCTTCAGACAGTTGAAAGTGGTTATTGCTGATTGTCAAGACCTAGCTTTT ACAAAGGGGTTGACTGCCTTGGTGGAAAAGGTTTCACGGGCATACAGGTCCGCTGAATTTCAGGAACGTATcactgaaatttttgaaatgagTCATGAGCTTGGAAGATATCTGCGGGAGGCTGATGTGCGCAAATGGGCTTGTTCTCTCTTCCCTGGTGAAAGGTATGACATTAGGACCACAAACCTTGCAGAGTCCATAAATTCAGTTCTGAGAATACCTAGAGAATATCCGGTTATTCCTTTGCTAGATAGTATAAGAGAACTGTTGACTCGATGGTTCTATGAGCGTCGCTTGGTGAGCTCTAAGCATCTTGATCCTTTAACCACTAAGGTGGAGAAAAAGATTGATAGGAGAATTGTGAAGGCAAAAAG CTTATCGACTCCAATCAATCACGTTTTTGTTGGCACAGGCATGGAAGTGCACAGATTTACTGACGGCTTATACACCGCTGCAGCGTGGAGAACCGCCTATGTGGACTCAATTAATCCAATCGCAGTTCCTGAGTGTGAATGGAATGTCCCTGGAGGTTAA
- the LOC125607245 gene encoding uncharacterized protein LOC125607245, producing the protein MAWQRVFSDACNHWVAVCINIIEKRVEVFDYGGGRNRQNVEKFSALIPRIVNAVASPERQKQLLLASYSIVDVPMKARLNKSCCDCGAYALKHLECHLLGIDLGLLDDEIIMGCRQKIGVDLWEAAHDLIYAEAMTRYVPSPWEREEVFDLED; encoded by the exons ATGGCTTGGCAACGAG TATTCTCTGACGCATGTAATCACTGGGTTGCCGTCTGCATCAACATTATTGAAAAAAGGGTGGAAGTCTTTGACTACGGTGGGGGAAGGAATAGACAAAACGTTGAGAAGTTTTCTGCTTTGATTCCTAGGATAGTGAATGCTGTTGCATCACCTGAAAGACAGAAGCAGCTACTCCTCGCATCATATTCTATCGTGGATGTGCCTATGAAGGCGAGACTGAACAAGTCTTGTTGTGACTGCGGTGCATACGCACTCAAGCACTTGGAATGCCATCTGCTAGGTATCGACCTCGGTTTATTGGATGATGAAATAATAATGGGTTGCAGACAGAAGATTGGTGTGGATTTATGGGAGGCTGCACACGATCTCATTTACGCTGAGGCAATGACACGATATGTGCCTTCACCATGGGAGAGAGAAGAGGTCTTTGATCTCGAAGATTGA